In the genome of Streptomyces fagopyri, the window GGAACGCCTCAGAGACCGTCGGGGCCGTCGTCCCGGATCCGGTGGACGGCCGCTTCCTCCGCCGAGGCGGCGCCGCCGTCGATGCCGACGTCCTCGGCGAACATGTCCTTCTCGGCGTCCTCGTGGGCCCCCTCGTCCAGTGCCACGAGACGGCCCGCGCGGTCTTGGCCCACCTCGTCGTCCAGCGGTTCACCCTCACCGTCCGGGAGGTCACCGAGACCGTCGTCGGTCTCCGGTTCCGCCAGAGCCGGGTCCGCCAGTTCCTCCGACAGTCGCTGGTCCAGGCTCTCGCCCTCCCGCTGCTCCCGCGCGGTCGTGCCCAGGTGCTCCACCCCGAGCGGGCGCTCGGGCGGTGACCAGCCTTCGTCGTACGGGTCCGCGCCGCGGTCGTCGAGCGAGTCCTCCGGGTCGAGGATGCCCTCGTCGTCGCGCCCCTCGGGGCCGTCGGGCTGGTAGACCTCGTCGCCCATGACTTCCTCGTTGTCCTGACTGTCCATGACGTGTGACCTCCGGGACGGCTGCGTGCGTCGTCGCCCGCGTATCCAGGCTGCGCCACACCACACCTTCCGGCACGCCGGGTCCGCCGGCCGCGGCGAGATCCGCGGGGTTCCCACCGCGTTCCCGCCGGTTCGACGACTCGGCGGGAACACCTGCGCCCACCAGGGTCCTGACGACAGATCCGGAACTCGGGACCATGGCGCGAAATCGTCCGCAAGGGCTGTGCTTTCTTCGCCGCTTCCGGGGGTGGGGGTCCGGGAACAGCACGGATCCCGGCAGTCCGAAGGGAAATCGGGCTGCCGGGATCGGACACATCGACCTCGCGTGGGCCTGCCGTGGTGCTACTTGGGCTTGACGGCGTCCTTGGCCTTCTCCTTGGCCTCCCGCAGGTCACCCTTGGACTCCTCGGCACGGCCCTCGGCCCGCAGGGACTCGTTGCCCACCGCGCCACCGACGACCTTCTTGACCTTGCCCTTGGCCTGCTCGCCCTTGGCCTGAGCCTTCTCGTCCGCAGCCACAACCACTCACACCCTGTCGTATTCGGAAATCGTTGCACCCTCCGTCTCACCCGATACCCGGCCCCCAAACCCGGAAAGTTTCCACAGGGAAAACATCGGCCACGCCACCTCCGGTCTCCCGGAACATTCGATGTGTAGCACCCGGGACACAGGGCACCCGCCGTCCCGGGAAAACGTCACCGAATTCGATGGCGCCTGCACAGCCCCGCAATTCCTGAACGCGGGGAAGCGAAAAGTATCGAAGAAGGAGCCGTTTTATGAGCGACAACATCTGGGGCTACCAGCCGACCACCGGCCACGCCCCGGGCACCGACCTGATCGGCTACAAGGTCGAAGCCACCGACGGAAGTATCGGCAAGGTCGACAAGCACTCCGACGACGTGCACTCCTCGTACCTCGTCGTCGACACCGGCGTATGGATCTTCGGCAAGCACGTCCTGCTGCCCGCCGGCACCGTGACCACGATCGACCAGGCCGAACAGAAGATCTACGTCGCCCTCACCAAGGACCAGATCAAGGACTCCCCCGAGTTCGACAAGGACAAGCACATCGGCGACACCGGGTACCACGAGCAGGTCGGCACCTACTACCAGGGCCGGCGCCGCGCCTGACCCCGCGACACCACCCCGACAGTGGGGGCCGGACGAAGACCCTTCGTCCGGCCCCCACTTCCCGTCCGACGGCACGATGACACGGTCCGGCGTCTCGCGTCTCGCGTCGCGCGTACGGCGTGCCGCGTCTCGCGTACGTACGGCTTCTCGCGTCCCTGGAGCGCTGTCGTGCGACCGTGCCCCGGCCGGAACCGGTGGGTATGTCCGGAACCTGCGGGTCTGTCCGTCCGGGGCCCGCGCCGGGCATGCCGACGGGGCCGGCGGAAGGTGCTTCTCCGCGGGCCCCGGGGCCGTACAAAGGGAATGCCGGTGGGCAGGACGGGCCTTCGGCTCGGTCCGCGGCGCGCCCGCCGGGGACCGTCCCCGGCAGGGCGTTCGCGCCGCCGCGCCCGCGCGACGCGCGGGTCCCGAAGTGCCGTTCTAGAAGTAGTGTTTGCGGCCGCCGACCGTGCGGCCGCTCGCACCCAGGATCCACAGGACCGCGCCGACCACGACGAGCACACCGCCCACGGTCGTCAGCAGTGACACACCGACCAGCAGGCCGATGACGAGCAGAATGGCGCCAAGGACAATCATTTCGATTCCGATCTTCACGTCTCTTCGATGCGTGCGGACCCGTGTCTCGCCGGGCTCACAGCACCCTCTTCCCGCCCGCTGCGTAACCCGGGACAGGTGAAATCCGGTCGGCCACCCGATCGACGGCCACTGGATCCCTGTCGTGCAACGTCCGAGTGCCCCGCTCCGGGCCACTCATGCCGCCCTTCCGCGCAGGTGGTCAGCGGATGGACGTCGAGGTGCTCGCGCTGCCTCACGCGCTCGGTGAGGCGGCCGTCCGGCGGCGCGGTGACGATCCGGCCGGCTTCGTCCCCGCGGAGCGACGTGACCGGGGCCGTGGACGCATCACGACTCCCCGTCGGGAGGCGGACCGTTCGGGTGCAGTCGCGGCGACGGCGGGACGGCGACGGGCTGCCGGGTAGTCGTTGTGCATGAACACTCACGTCCTCGACACCTCCACCCGTTCCTGGACGCCGTCGGTCCTGGACACCGCGTCGGCATGGTGGCTGACGGCCCTGGACCGCATCGAACGGTCGGGGGCCGCGGATCCGGCGATCCGGCTTCTCCAGCGGGGAATCCGCTCGCTCCCGCTGGGCGAGGCACGCGATCTGCTGCGCGGCAGGCCACTGGGCCATCCCGTGCATCCCGTCCTGGTCCAGGTACCGATCGGCTGCTGGCTGTCGGCCGCCGTACTGGACATCGCGCCGGCGGGGCGGAGCGCGCCCACCACCCTCACGGCCGTCGGTCTGGCCGGAGCCGCCCCGGCGGCGGTCGCCGGCTGGGCCGACTGGGCGGACCTGCCGCCCGAGCAGGCCCGGGTCGGACTGGTCCACGCGGTCTCGAACGTCGCGGCCGTGGCCTGCTACACCGCTTCCCTGGCGGCGCGACTGCGCGGTCACTCGGCGAAGGGCCGGCTGTGGTCGCTGGGCGGGCTCGCGGCGGTCGCCATGAGCGGTGCGCTGGGCGGGCATGTGGCCTACCGGCAGGCCGTCGGACCACATCCCGCAGCCTGAGGCCTGCTCGCGGGCCCCCGCCCGGGAGCAGCGCCGGGCCGGTGTCCGTCACGGTCGGTCCCCGCCCGGCGCCGGCCCTCGCGGGGTCTCGGGCTCGCTGTCGAATCGGCCGGCATGCATTTCCCCATGGCGGGTACGCGAACGGTTGTCGGCCCGCATCAGGCCGGCGGCACGGGGGCCGGATCACATGGGAGGGGCCTGGCATGACAGTGACCGAGACGACGGAGGCACGGCCGACCGTGCTGCCGGAGATCGCCGACCCGTCACGCGTCGCCCCCAGGGACGCCCGGCAGTTGTCCCGGCTGTTCTTCGACCGACTCGGCGTCCTGGAAGAGGGCACGCCCGAGTACCAGTACGCGCGCAACACGCTCATCGAGATGAACGTCTCCCTCGTCCGCTTCGCGGCCGCGCGGTTCCGCAGCCGCGACCAGGACGAGATGGAGGACATCGTCCAGGTCGGCACGATCGGGCTCATCAAGGCGATCGACCGGTTCGAACTCACCCGCGAGGTCGAGTTCACCTCCTTCGCCGTCCCGTACATCGTCGGCGAGATCAAGCGCTTCTTCCGCGACACCAGCTGGGCCGTTCACGTGCCCCGGCGTCTGCAGGAAGCCCGCATCCAGCTCGCCAGGGCCACCGAGGAACTGAGCTGCCGGCTGGGCCGTACCCCCACCGTCAAGGAACTCTCCCAGCTGATGTGCCTCAGCGAGCAGGAGGTCGACGAGGCCCGCCTCGCCTCCAACGGGTACACCTCCTCCTCCCTCGACGCCGCCCTCGGCTCCGGCGACGAGGGAGAGGCCGTACTGGCCGACTTCATCGGCGCCGACGACAGCGCCCTCGAACTCGTCGAGGACTTCAACGCCCTGGCCCCCCTGATCGCCGAACTCGACGACCGTGAACGGCGCATCATCCACATGCGGTTCGTCGACGAACTGACCCAGGCGCAGATCGGCGAGCACCTCGGCGTCTCCCAGATGCACGTCTCCCGCCTTCTCACCCGCACCCTCACCAAGCTCCGCGCGGGCATGCTCACCACGCGCTGACCCGCACACCGACGGCAGCGGCGGGGGCGGCGACGGCCGTCCCCGCCGTCGCGCGGGTGGTACCCGGCCCACAGGGATCGTGTGTGCGCCACCGCCCGGGAGGGCGTGGCATGCGCGGCGTTGCCCGGCGCGAGCCGTTCCACGCCGGTACGGGAACCGGCACGGATCACGTATCCGCAGGTCAGCCGCCGTGCGCGACGGCTCGGCCCCGCCGCGGGATACCCGCGTCGCAGATGTCGTGAACGGTGGCCGGGCGTAGCCTGAAGTCATGAGCGAGGCCCTGGACGCGCCGCTCATCGCCCTCCGCACGTGACGTGCGACGGGTCGTGAGGTGTGCGCCGAGAGCGTGCCGCCCGCGCGAGCGCGACGTCCGGTGTGACCGTGAGGTCCGGCGTGACCGCGCGCCCGACACGACCGCGACGTACGGCATCGGCCGCGACGTACGGCATCGGCACGGCACGCTCGACGCGAGCGCGACACGTTCGGCGTGACCCGGGCGTTCGGCCTCCGACGGTTCGTGAACCAGCCATGGCTAGGGGAATGGGATGAGCACCACGCATGCGGTCCGGACGCCGGCGACACCGGGCGTCCTTCAGGACCCGATGAGCAATCACGGTGTCGCGTTCAGCGCGTCCGAACGGGACGAGTACGGGCTGACCGGCCGACTGCCCTCCAACGTACTGACGTTGGGACAGCAGGCCCAGCGGGCGTACCGGCAACTACAGGGCCAGCGCGACGACTTGGCCAAGTATGTGTTCCTGGAACAGTTGCACGACCGCAACGAGACCCTCTACTACCGGGTGCTCGCCGACCACCTCGCCGAACTGCTCCCGGTCGTCTACGACCCGACCGTCGGTGACGCCATCGAGCAGTACTCCGAGGAGTTCCGCAGCCCGCGGGGCATCTTCCTGTCGATCGACGCGCCGGACGACATCGAGGCGGCTTTCGGCACCCTGGGGCTCAGGTCCGAGGACGTCGAACTGCTGGTGTGCACGGACGCCGAGGAGATCCTGGGCATCGGCGACTGGGGCGTGGGCGGCATCGAGATCGCGATCGGCAAGCTCGCCATCTACACGGCGGCCGCGGGGATCGACCCGCGCCGGGTGATCCCGGTGTCACTGGATGTCGGAACCGACAACGAGGTCCTGCTCAACGACCCGCTGTACCTGGGCAACCGGCACGCGCGGGTCCGCGGCGCCGCGTACGACGCGTTCATCGAGAAGTACCTGGCGACCGCGTCCACGATGTTCCCGAACGCGCTGCTGCACTTCGAGGACTTCGGACCGGGCAACGCCCGCCGGATCCTGGAGACCTACGGTCACCGGTACCGCGTCTTCAACGACGATCTGCAGGGAACCGGGGCGATCACCCTGGCCTCCGTGCTGTCGGCGGTGAAGGTGACCGGCGTGCCGATGCGGAGCCAGAAGCTCGTGGTGTTCGGCGCCGGAACCGCGGGCGTGGGCATCGCCGACCAGATCCACGCGGCGATGGTGCGCGACGGCGCCACGGCGGAGGAGGCCACCTCCCGGATCTGGCTGGTGGACAAACAGGGGCTGTTGACCAGTGACATGACCGACCTCCGCGACTTCCAGAAGCCCTATGCCCGCAGGCCCGAGGACGTCGGCGGATGGGGCGGTGGAGGAGCGATCTCGCTGCTGGACACGGTCGGCCACGCGGCTCCGACCATCCTGCTGGGGACCTCGACCGCGCACGGCGCGTTCACCGAGGAGATCGTCAGGACCATGGCGCGGGGGGTCGAGCGGCCGATCATCCTGCCGATCTCCAACCCCACCTCGAAGATCGAGGCCGAGCCGCAGGACGTCATCGCGTGGACGGACGGCAGGGCGCTGGTCGCGACCGGGCTGCCGTTCGGACCGATGCGGTACGAGGGCGTGAACTACCACTTCGGCCAGGCCAACAACGCGCTCGTGTACCCCGGGCTGGGGCTGGGCACCATCGTGTCCGGCGCCGGCACGGTGACTCCGGGCATGCTGATCGCGGCCGCCGAGGCGGTCGCCGGCCAGGTGGACGTGAGCGCCCCGGGCGCTTCGCTGCTGCCCGAGGTCGAGAACCTGCGGGCCTCCACCGCCACCACCGCTGTCGCCGTGGTGCGTGCCGCCCAGGCGGAAGGCGTCGCCACCGCGAAGATCGACAACGTGGTGCAGGCGGTTCAGGACGCCATGTGGCAGCCGACGTACTCCGACGGCGGCGCGGCGTGACCGGCGCGGACGGGGAACCCGTGCCGACGGTGCTGGACCTGCCGATCGGCCTGTCGGCGGCCGGGACACGGCAGGAGACCGACTCCATGGGCACCGTCGACGTACCCGCGGACCGGTACTGGGGTGCGCAGACCCAGCGGTCGCTGATCCATTTCTCGATCGGTGACGACCGCATGCCCAAGGCGGTCTACCACGCGTACGGCCACGTCAAGAAGGCCGCCGCGATCGTCAACGGACGCGCCGGGCGCCTGCCGGGCTGGATGGCGGACCTGATCGAGCGGGTCAGCGACGAGGTGATCAGCGGGGCGCTGGACGAGAACTTCCCGCTCTACGTCTGGCAGACCGGCTCGGGCACGCAGTCCAACATGAACACCAACGAGGTGATCGGCAACCGTGCCGTCCAGCTGACCGGCGGCCGGCTGGGGAGCAAGACCCCGGTGCACCCCAACGACCATGTGAACATGGGGCAGTCCTCCAACGACACCTTCCCCACCGCGATGCACATCGCCGCCGTCAAGGAGGTCCACGAACACCTGCTGCCGGCGGTGCAGGCACTGCACCGCTCCATCGAGGCCAAGGCCGAGCGATGGCAGGACGTGGTGAAGATCGGCCGTACCCATCTGGAGGACGCGGTCCCGCTGACCGTCGGGCAGGAGTGGTCGGGCTACGCCCACCAGCTCAAGCAGGCCATGGCCGTGGCGACCGCGTCCACCCAGGGTCTGTTCGAACTCGCCGCCGGCGGAACGGCGGTGGGCACCGGCCTGAACGCGCCGGAGGGCTTCGCCGAAGAGATCGCTCACGAGATCGCGGAGGCGACCGGGTACCCGTTCGTCACCGCGCCGAACAAGTTCGCCGCGCAGGGCGGCCTGGACGCCATGGTCAACGCGTCGGCGGGCCTGCGGGCCCTGGCGGTGCCCCTGATGAAGATCGCGAACGACATCCGGTGGCTGGCCTCCGGGCCCCGCTGCGGGCTGGGCGAACTGGTTCTTCCGGCCAACGAGCCCGGAAGCTCGATCATGCCCGGCAAGGTCAACCCGACCCAGTGCGAGGCCATGGTGATGGTCTGCATCCAGGTCCTGTCGGAGGACTCCGCGATCGCCTTCGCCGGTTCCCAGGGCAACTTCGAGCTCAACGCGATGCGCCCGGTGATCATCAACAACTTCCTGCACGCGGCCACGATCCTCGCCGACGCCTGCCAGAAGCTGCGCGAGTACTGCGTCGAGGGCGCCGAACTCCACGGTGAGCAGATCACCGGCTACGTCGACCGTTCCCTGATGCTGGTCACCGCCCTGTCACCGGAGATCGGCTACGACAAGGCCTCCGCGATCGCCCACAAGGCCGACGACGAGGGCACGACCCTGCGCGAAGCCGCCGTGGCCAGTGGCTATGTCAGCGCGGCCGAATTCGACCGCATCGTCGATCCGGCGGCCATGGTCGGACCGTCCGGGCGCCCCTGACCACGCCCGCCGGTCACGGACGCGTGCTCCCCGGTCGGGGCGAGCGCCAACGACTGGAGAGTCGCCTCCTGGGGGTCAGGGGTCACCGGACGCGGGTCACCACGCGCCCGCACGCGCCTAAATTAGACAAGTAACTTGGCAAAGTAGCTTGTCGAGTTTTAGGCTGGCGCCATGACCTCGAAGTCCGGACCGCAGGAATCCGCCGTGAACGCGCAGCGCCTCAACGACGCGATGAAGCGGCTGCGCGCTCGCCTGCGCGTGGAGTCGGGACAGCACGCGACCGGCCTGACCGCCACGCAGCTGGCCGTGCTGTTGAGCGTGGTGCGGGAGGGCCCGGTCACCGCGGCCCGGCTCGCCTCGCTCGAACACGTCAGCGCGCAGTCCATCGCGCAGAGCCTGGCGGTCCTCAAGGCCGCCGGCCTCATTCACGGCACCCCTGATCCGCGGGACGGCCGCAAGAAGCTGATGACCGCCACCCCGTCGGCGACCGAACTGGTCGACAAGCTGCTCACGGGACGCGCCTCCTTCCTGGCGCGGGCCATCGAACAGGTCGTCCCCCTGGAGGAGCGCGAGGACGTGGCGAAGGCCATCGGCCTGCTGGAACGTCTCGCGGCGGCCGACCTGAGCGACGGCGGCGCATGAGGGCCTCGCCCGCCGAGACCCGCACCGCGTCGCCCGGCCTCCCGGACAAGCCGTTCGCACGGACGTTCACAGCGCCGCTGTACGTCGGCGCCGCCCTCAATCCGATCAACAGCTCCGTCATCGCGACCGCCCTGGTGCCCATGGCGACCGATCTGCACGTCCCGGTGGGCAGTACCGCCGTACTGGTCTCCTCCCTGTACCTGGCCAGCGCCGTCGCGCAGCCCACCGCGGGCAGACTGGCCGAAGTGCTCGGGCCGCGCCGGATCTTCCTGTCCGGCATCGTGCTGGTGCTGCTCGGCGGCCTGGTCGGCGGTCTCGGCCGGAACCTGGCGACACTGACCGTGGCCCGCGTACTGATCGGCATCGGCACCTCGGCCGCCTTCCCCTGCGCCATGGTGCTGATCCGGCGCCGCGCCCAGGAGGCCGGAGCGGACGCCCCGCCGGGCGCCGTGCTCGGGGGCATCGCGATCGCGGGCATGGCCACCGTCGCCGTCGGTCCGCCGATCGGCGGACTGCTGGTGGGCTCCGCGGGCTGGCGCTGGGCGTTCCTGATCAACATCCCGGTCACCGCGATCGCGATGCTGATGGCCGTGCGAGGGCTGCCCAAGGACCCCGCGCCCGGCCGCGGGAACACCGGCTTTCGCGAGGTCGCCGCCCGGATCGATCTGCCCGGCATCCTCGGCTTCGCCGTGTCGATGAGCGCACTGGTCGTCTTCGTGACGGGCCTTCCCGGCGTCCGATGGGCCGCGCTCGCCGTCCTCGTCCTGACCGGCGCGCCCACGGTCGTGTGGGAGCTGCGGAAGACGGCGCCGTTCTTCGACTTCCGCGGCCTCGCCGCCAACGGCGCCCTCGCCCGTACCTACCTGCGGCAGGCGCTCACCCTGCTCGGCGTCTACTCCGTGATGTACGGGATGACCCAGTGGATGGAGGCCGCGCACGGCATCTCCACCGTGGAGTCGGGCCTGTTGCTCCTGCCGATGGGCGCCGTCTCCGCGCTGCTCGCGCGCCCGCTCGCCCGCCGCAACCTGGTGCGCGGTCCGCT includes:
- the fumC gene encoding class II fumarate hydratase, translated to MAADVLRRRRGVTGADGEPVPTVLDLPIGLSAAGTRQETDSMGTVDVPADRYWGAQTQRSLIHFSIGDDRMPKAVYHAYGHVKKAAAIVNGRAGRLPGWMADLIERVSDEVISGALDENFPLYVWQTGSGTQSNMNTNEVIGNRAVQLTGGRLGSKTPVHPNDHVNMGQSSNDTFPTAMHIAAVKEVHEHLLPAVQALHRSIEAKAERWQDVVKIGRTHLEDAVPLTVGQEWSGYAHQLKQAMAVATASTQGLFELAAGGTAVGTGLNAPEGFAEEIAHEIAEATGYPFVTAPNKFAAQGGLDAMVNASAGLRALAVPLMKIANDIRWLASGPRCGLGELVLPANEPGSSIMPGKVNPTQCEAMVMVCIQVLSEDSAIAFAGSQGNFELNAMRPVIINNFLHAATILADACQKLREYCVEGAELHGEQITGYVDRSLMLVTALSPEIGYDKASAIAHKADDEGTTLREAAVASGYVSAAEFDRIVDPAAMVGPSGRP
- a CDS encoding NAD-dependent malic enzyme, with the translated sequence MSTTHAVRTPATPGVLQDPMSNHGVAFSASERDEYGLTGRLPSNVLTLGQQAQRAYRQLQGQRDDLAKYVFLEQLHDRNETLYYRVLADHLAELLPVVYDPTVGDAIEQYSEEFRSPRGIFLSIDAPDDIEAAFGTLGLRSEDVELLVCTDAEEILGIGDWGVGGIEIAIGKLAIYTAAAGIDPRRVIPVSLDVGTDNEVLLNDPLYLGNRHARVRGAAYDAFIEKYLATASTMFPNALLHFEDFGPGNARRILETYGHRYRVFNDDLQGTGAITLASVLSAVKVTGVPMRSQKLVVFGAGTAGVGIADQIHAAMVRDGATAEEATSRIWLVDKQGLLTSDMTDLRDFQKPYARRPEDVGGWGGGGAISLLDTVGHAAPTILLGTSTAHGAFTEEIVRTMARGVERPIILPISNPTSKIEAEPQDVIAWTDGRALVATGLPFGPMRYEGVNYHFGQANNALVYPGLGLGTIVSGAGTVTPGMLIAAAEAVAGQVDVSAPGASLLPEVENLRASTATTAVAVVRAAQAEGVATAKIDNVVQAVQDAMWQPTYSDGGAA
- a CDS encoding DUF2231 domain-containing protein, giving the protein MNTHVLDTSTRSWTPSVLDTASAWWLTALDRIERSGAADPAIRLLQRGIRSLPLGEARDLLRGRPLGHPVHPVLVQVPIGCWLSAAVLDIAPAGRSAPTTLTAVGLAGAAPAAVAGWADWADLPPEQARVGLVHAVSNVAAVACYTASLAARLRGHSAKGRLWSLGGLAAVAMSGALGGHVAYRQAVGPHPAA
- a CDS encoding PRC-barrel domain-containing protein, which gives rise to MSDNIWGYQPTTGHAPGTDLIGYKVEATDGSIGKVDKHSDDVHSSYLVVDTGVWIFGKHVLLPAGTVTTIDQAEQKIYVALTKDQIKDSPEFDKDKHIGDTGYHEQVGTYYQGRRRA
- a CDS encoding CsbD family protein, translating into MAADEKAQAKGEQAKGKVKKVVGGAVGNESLRAEGRAEESKGDLREAKEKAKDAVKPK
- a CDS encoding RNA polymerase sigma factor SigF, which translates into the protein MTVTETTEARPTVLPEIADPSRVAPRDARQLSRLFFDRLGVLEEGTPEYQYARNTLIEMNVSLVRFAAARFRSRDQDEMEDIVQVGTIGLIKAIDRFELTREVEFTSFAVPYIVGEIKRFFRDTSWAVHVPRRLQEARIQLARATEELSCRLGRTPTVKELSQLMCLSEQEVDEARLASNGYTSSSLDAALGSGDEGEAVLADFIGADDSALELVEDFNALAPLIAELDDRERRIIHMRFVDELTQAQIGEHLGVSQMHVSRLLTRTLTKLRAGMLTTR
- a CDS encoding DUF5709 domain-containing protein is translated as MDSQDNEEVMGDEVYQPDGPEGRDDEGILDPEDSLDDRGADPYDEGWSPPERPLGVEHLGTTAREQREGESLDQRLSEELADPALAEPETDDGLGDLPDGEGEPLDDEVGQDRAGRLVALDEGAHEDAEKDMFAEDVGIDGGAASAEEAAVHRIRDDGPDGL
- a CDS encoding DUF6131 family protein, giving the protein MIVLGAILLVIGLLVGVSLLTTVGGVLVVVGAVLWILGASGRTVGGRKHYF
- a CDS encoding MarR family winged helix-turn-helix transcriptional regulator; translation: MTSKSGPQESAVNAQRLNDAMKRLRARLRVESGQHATGLTATQLAVLLSVVREGPVTAARLASLEHVSAQSIAQSLAVLKAAGLIHGTPDPRDGRKKLMTATPSATELVDKLLTGRASFLARAIEQVVPLEEREDVAKAIGLLERLAAADLSDGGA
- a CDS encoding MFS transporter is translated as MRASPAETRTASPGLPDKPFARTFTAPLYVGAALNPINSSVIATALVPMATDLHVPVGSTAVLVSSLYLASAVAQPTAGRLAEVLGPRRIFLSGIVLVLLGGLVGGLGRNLATLTVARVLIGIGTSAAFPCAMVLIRRRAQEAGADAPPGAVLGGIAIAGMATVAVGPPIGGLLVGSAGWRWAFLINIPVTAIAMLMAVRGLPKDPAPGRGNTGFREVAARIDLPGILGFAVSMSALVVFVTGLPGVRWAALAVLVLTGAPTVVWELRKTAPFFDFRGLAANGALARTYLRQALTLLGVYSVMYGMTQWMEAAHGISTVESGLLLLPMGAVSALLARPLARRNLVRGPLIVSAATMLLGSAGVVLLTSRSPAIAIVLVSLVFGVTSATTTVGNQTALYLAAPPEQIGTASGLFRTFGYLGTITSAVIGGIVFRDGASDHGLHSLGLVLVAAGLAVLLLTVLDRRLMYRTTARRPDTSGHVGDSENPTEEHPA